The genomic segment TACAAAACAAAGACAAATAGCTATTTACCATGACAATCCAACTATTATTCCCTTAAAAGACTGTTCTTACGTTGCATGTATAGAAATATCACCCAATGAAAATACAATGTTATCTACTTTTGTTATTGAAGAGAGTTTATGTGCTGTTTTTAGCTTTAAGGGCGTGTATGGGGACATCTTGAATTTTATACGATATGTTTATCATTTTTGGTTACCAGACTCAGGATATGAAGCAAAAACAAATCCAGCCTATAGTATTTTCAAAAAAAACCATTTTACCTCAGAAGAAAAAGAGTTTGATTTAGAATTTTATCTTCCAGTAAAAGTTATCTACTAAGAATAAGAAGTAAAACTTGCTAAAACTTTGGCAACTACTCTTATGTCTTCTTCTTTAAAAAGTAAATGTGAAAACTTTTTATTTATACTTATAAAAACAAACGTATTTTTGATTTTTTTTGCTTGTTTAAGCCAAAGCCTATTCTCATAATCAAGTAAATATAAACACCCATCACTTAGAGTATCCACATCCAAAGAAGCTACAAGCAAGGATTTATCTTGTATCAAGTCTTGCATAGATTCACCATCAAGCTTAATTACAAATAAAGAAGAAATGCGTGGTTTTCCTTTTAATAAAGAAGGTGAAAAATGTAAAACTTCTTTTTGTTTTAAGCTTTGATTATAATATTCCAGCGTAATTAAGTTTTCCATATTATAAAGAAGTAAGTCTTAGCATAATTTGTTTTGTTTCTTCATCATCAAAAAAAATATTATTATGCAACTCTTTATGTATTGTTTTAATTAAAAGTATTTTTTCTTCTTTTGAGTGTTTTTTAGAAATAAAATCTTTTACTCTTTTTTCATAAGAGAATATCAGTTCATCTTTTTTAATGTGGCTTGGTTTTATGTTTGTATTTTTTTTTGTAAAATAAAACAAAAAAATTCCAATCATTGTAAATACAATTATAAATAATATTTGCTCCAAATGTTTTCCTTTATAGTGTTTGAGGTATAGAAATTTTAAAGTTTGCACCTTTGTATTCATTCTCTTGGTAAGTAAAGCTTTTATTTTCTAAACTTAATTTTCCATTCATATTATCTTCAACAATCAACTTACTCATATATAAACCAATTCCCGTACCTTCTTTTTTGTTGAAGGTAAAATGCGAATCAAATACGTGATTAATAATAGCATTCTTAATACCCCCTGCATTGTCCTTAATTTCAATAATAACATTGTTTTTTTCAATATACGCATCTATGAAAATATACTTCTTGCAATCTACTTTTAATAACTCTTCTTTAGCATTTATAATAATATTCATAAAAACTTGAATAAGTTCATTTGGGATTCCATATAAATCAATATCATCAACTTGGCTAATAACAGTAATATCTAATATTTTTAACTCTGCTTCTAAAAGTGTCATTGTTTTTTCAATCACATCTTGTAATTTAAAGTTCTTTGTATTTTTATCTTCTTTAAAAAAGTTTCTAAAATCATCAATTGTATCCGATAAATATAAAGCATTATTAAAAATATTATCTAAGCTTTTATAAAACTCTTTGTCATCCAAAGTATCGAGTTCTTTTAAAAGTTTTAAATTACTTGAACAAATAGATATCACAGATAAGGGCTGTCTCCACTGATGTGCCATATTCTCAAACATCTCCCCAATAACAGCCATTTTACTTTGTTGTATAAGTAACATTTCTTTTTCTTTTATTTTTTGATCTTGTTTTTTTATTTCACTGATATCTTGACTCACTCCCACATAAGATGTTATTTCATCTTTTGAGTTTTTAATAGCTGAAACAGTCGTAAGTGCATAAAATTTTTCGCCATTTCGTTTATAATAACTGCCCTCTCCTGTCCAGGTATCTTTAATAGCAGTAATTCTTTTAAGTTTATTTGAAAAGACAAAATTTTTGGCTCTTAAAATAGCATCAAGTGTATAACCAGTAGTCTTTTCAAAGGATTCATTAACGTATTCAAAATGTCCTTGTGCATCTGTTATAAAAATAGCATTACTGTTATACGTAAGCGCATTACTCAATCTTTTTAATTTAAAATGTTCTTTTTCAAGCTCTCTATTTTTAGTATTTAATTCTTTGGTTTTTTTTGCAACTAACAGTCTTAATTTTTGTGGTTGTTTACGCAATAAATACAAAGAATATGACAAAAACAACGATATTAAAACATTTAAAAAGTATGTGAAAAATAAAAGACTGTTCGAAATAGAAGAACCCATATAAACAATATCTAAATACCATGTACCATTAGGCACTTTTATTGCTTTAGATAAAATGTGTTTACCTTCTAATACTTTTTTACCAAAAAACACATCGATTTCTTTAGTATTTGGATGAAAACGCCATAATCTAAATTCATAATTTTTTTCTTTTAAAGAATTTAAATCAGTGTTTTTTATCAACTCATCTAACAGTATCAATACAGAAGTAAATCCCCAAAAAGCACCATAACTATTATGATTTTTTACCCCACGTGAATTCTTTTTGACATCTAAATAAACGGGGTACCTTGCAATAATAGCTACTCCTCCTTGGATTAAAGAAAAGGGGCCAGCAAGTGTAAGTTCTTTTGAATTTTTAGCAAGAAAAGCTTCTTTTTTTCTATTATTAGAATTAAAGATATCGTGTCCAATTGCTTTTTCACTTCCTTTAAGAGGATATATTTTTGTAACCACTCCATTGGGTGCTAATTGCAAATTTGTAATTCCACCTAATGAATCATACATCATTTTAGAGTATTCTTCAAAATCATCCATATTTCCATCTGTAGTATGTACATGTGCACCTAGTATAATTGCACTGGAAGTACTTCTGCTAACTGCTTTTTCTAAAATAAGAACTTGTGTTTGAAGAATTTTTTGAGATAAAACAGTGATCTTTTTTTCCCAGTATTCACTGTTATTGTTAATTAAAAATAAACCAAGAGAAAAAAGTGTTAAAGCAAAGAGTGAAGATATTATTATTTCTTTATTGATCATTTACCTTACCTTTATCATCAATAATTTTAACATATAATATTGATGATAAGATAAATATAAAGTTTTTTTGGAAAAATAATTTTATTAAGGAAAAGAAAGAAACAAAATAAAGGAAAAACTACTTATTCATCCTTATTTTGTTCAATATTCCATTTTAAAACAACTTCATCAACAATACCTACAAAACGTTCAATAAAAATTCCATCTTTAGAATACAAAAAAGATTCAGGTATTCTTTGAACATTTCCAATACGTTTGGCAAAATCAAAGTTTGAAGAAGAAACAGTAACTGGAAATTTAATTTTATGTTTTGTAAGAAAAGCTTCTAATTCTTTGGGATCTTTATTTCTTTCATACAAGACACCAATTATCTCAAATTTATCTCCATATTTTTCATACATTTCATTAAACAAAGGCATTTCTTTTATACAAGGAGGACACCAAGTAGCCCAAAAATTAATTAGAACTACTTTCCCATTTAGTTGTTTTGAAATAAGAGAATTACCTAACATC from the Campylobacteraceae bacterium genome contains:
- a CDS encoding S24 family peptidase; the protein is MENLITLEYYNQSLKQKEVLHFSPSLLKGKPRISSLFVIKLDGESMQDLIQDKSLLVASLDVDTLSDGCLYLLDYENRLWLKQAKKIKNTFVFISINKKFSHLLFKEEDIRVVAKVLASFTSYS
- a CDS encoding PAS domain-containing protein; its protein translation is MINKEIIISSLFALTLFSLGLFLINNNSEYWEKKITVLSQKILQTQVLILEKAVSRSTSSAIILGAHVHTTDGNMDDFEEYSKMMYDSLGGITNLQLAPNGVVTKIYPLKGSEKAIGHDIFNSNNRKKEAFLAKNSKELTLAGPFSLIQGGVAIIARYPVYLDVKKNSRGVKNHNSYGAFWGFTSVLILLDELIKNTDLNSLKEKNYEFRLWRFHPNTKEIDVFFGKKVLEGKHILSKAIKVPNGTWYLDIVYMGSSISNSLLFFTYFLNVLISLFLSYSLYLLRKQPQKLRLLVAKKTKELNTKNRELEKEHFKLKRLSNALTYNSNAIFITDAQGHFEYVNESFEKTTGYTLDAILRAKNFVFSNKLKRITAIKDTWTGEGSYYKRNGEKFYALTTVSAIKNSKDEITSYVGVSQDISEIKKQDQKIKEKEMLLIQQSKMAVIGEMFENMAHQWRQPLSVISICSSNLKLLKELDTLDDKEFYKSLDNIFNNALYLSDTIDDFRNFFKEDKNTKNFKLQDVIEKTMTLLEAELKILDITVISQVDDIDLYGIPNELIQVFMNIIINAKEELLKVDCKKYIFIDAYIEKNNVIIEIKDNAGGIKNAIINHVFDSHFTFNKKEGTGIGLYMSKLIVEDNMNGKLSLENKSFTYQENEYKGANFKISIPQTL
- a CDS encoding TlpA family protein disulfide reductase; the encoded protein is MKILFASLLALLFLTSCSDSSNNEAAVEVSFDEKKEKKREIKNEKFTLLTTKGEKIDIEMLGNSLISKQLNGKVVLINFWATWCPPCIKEMPLFNEMYEKYGDKFEIIGVLYERNKDPKELEAFLTKHKIKFPVTVSSSNFDFAKRIGNVQRIPESFLYSKDGIFIERFVGIVDEVVLKWNIEQNKDE